In a single window of the Zea mays cultivar B73 chromosome 5, Zm-B73-REFERENCE-NAM-5.0, whole genome shotgun sequence genome:
- the LOC103627099 gene encoding kinesin-like protein KIN-12F translates to MEDGMVDLADSSRHPIDMHNELLCAQETIRILRREVSEKESEIAQCNAHISELNVHVEAVAQEYKHKVSASCVCLFSRTLTY, encoded by the exons ATGGAAGATGGAATGGTTGATTTAGCTGATTCATCTAG GCACCCAATAGATATGCATAATGAGCTCCTCTGTGCTCAAGAGACTATTAGAATACTTAGAAGGGAGGTTTCTGAGAAGGAATCAGAG ATTGCTCAGTGCAATGCACATATCTCAGAGCTAAACGTTCATGTTGAGGCAGTGGCACAAGAATACAAGCACAAGGTGAGCGCTTCGTGTGTCTGTTTGTTTTCAAGAACTTTAACTTATTAA